One region of Daphnia pulicaria isolate SC F1-1A chromosome 7, SC_F0-13Bv2, whole genome shotgun sequence genomic DNA includes:
- the LOC124349537 gene encoding WD40 repeat-containing protein HOS15-like isoform X2, with protein MQHNISDMDAEEMASSREESEDLTCCSVCFLRFDMVERKPKFLPCSHTFCLSCLKLMAIDHDGKMIDCPVCLKPFSIASVEILPNNMYALQIIKMSKIMTNVQKLMFTPRWCLTCKGVAKESCFNSHSTISLAQDGEELQRKIQDSEKNLNDALEKRAKIQIHHNAVLNSLKEAKYSAKKEAEENTQHTFTLMTALESIDKLKNGKQDVPEAREKIEAIFREAENELQSASQLMFQYEDQTEIRVWIEKAPSSGKTCFLSPKLPACNSDLVKTTETRRICPSEEKEKIMCCALNPVRPILVCGLESGKLCLFEEEHDCDFEPFSDWKGTIVETLSTKPVSFIAWDLEGTRFAVGFVEGLVQVWSRDCEKTFELQNHTMTVSSISWNHNKEAVDLFLTTSIDMSVAVLSATLQTVVQQFPFQSEVCDTVWVSADSFVCFNEDNIFDMHQIGKDKPIRTFRDLNGTLIRLCFRGRLASSSDDGCIKIWSLEEDKPVRQYSTDSPVYSIDWIPINEKDADTGDNAGCQQLLASGLENGLVHIWDVSGISDSPLETLKGHTEPVNIVYFSWCGKLLATLSDRNNTLIVWSTKSWEKVYETIINDGSESDSREPYFLSWNINKVLATVNGGREVTVAEFE; from the exons TGACATGGACGCAGAAGAAATGGCTTCTTCCAGGGAAGAATCAGAAGATCTCACTTGCTGCTCCGTTTGTTTTTTGCGATTTGACATGGTTGAACGGAAACCAAAATTTCTTCCATGTTCACACACTTTCTGCTTAAGTTGCTTGAAG ttaatgGCTATAGATCATGATGGAAAGATGATTGATTGCCCAGTCTGCCTTAAACCGTTTTCAATTGCTTCTGTTGAAATTTTACCAAATAACATGTATGCTCTTCAAATTATTAAGATGAGCAAGATCATGACAAATGTTCAAAAGCTCATGTT TACTCCACGCTGGTGTTTGACTTGCAAGGGTGTAGCCAAAGAATCAT GTTTTAATAGCCATTCCACAATCAGTTTAGCTCAAGATGGTGAAGAATTACAGAGAAAGATTCAGGATagtgaaaagaatttgaatgatGCCCTTGAGAAAAGAGCAAAAATTCAGATTCATCATAATGCTGTTTTAAATTCTCTAAAGGAAGCAAAATATTCAGCTAAGAAAGAGGCTGAGGAAAACACTCAGCACACATTTACCTTAATGACAGCCTTAGAGAGTATTGACAAactaaaaaatggaaaacaagaTGTTCCAGAGGCCAGAGAAAAAATTGAAGCCATCTTTAGAGAAGCAGAAAATGAGCTACAATCGGCCTCTCAATTGATGTTTCAGTATGAAGATCAAACCGAAATTCGTGTTTGGATTGAAAAAGCTCCATCTTCAGGGAAAACTTGTTTTCTTAGCCCGAAACTCCCTGCTTGTAACTCGG atTTAGTTAAGACGACGGAAACCAGAAGAATTTGTCCCAGCGAAGAGAAGGAGAAGATCATGTGTTGTGCATTAAATCCAGTTAGACCAATTCTAGTTTGTGGTTTGGAAAGTGGGAAATTGTGTTTGTTTGAAGAAGAACACGACTGTGACTTCGAACCATTCTCAGATTGGAAGGGCACAATTGTTGAAACGTTGTCGACCAAACCGGTTTCATTTATTGCTTGGGAC TTGGAAGGTACTAGATTTGCAGTCGGCTTTGTGGAAGGCCTCGTTCAGGTGTGGAGTCGAGACTGTGAAAAAACCTTTGAACTCCAAAATCATACCATGACGGTTAGCTCAATTTCATGGAATCATAATAAAGAAGCTGTTGATCTTTTTCTCACTACCAGTATTGACATG TCGGTTGCCGTGTTGAGTGCCACGTTACAAACCGTAGTGCAACAGTTCCCATTCCAATCGGAAGTCTGTGATACCGTTTGGGTCAGCGCTGATTCGTTTGTATGTTTTAACGAGGATAATATTTTTGACATGCATCAAATCGGGAAAGACAAACCAATACGAACATTTCGCGATCTTAAC GGCACTTTGATTCGATTGTGTTTTAGAGGTCGCCTTGCCTCTTCTTCTGATGACGGATGCATCAAG aTTTGGTCATTGGAAGAAGATAAACCTGTTCGTCAGTACTCCACGGATTCACCTGTTTACTCTATTGACTGGATTCCgataaatgaaaaagatgCTGATACTGGCGATAATGCTGGCTGTCAACAACTTCTTGCCAG TGGATTAGAAAATGGGCTGGTTCACATATGGGACGTTTCTGGAATCTCTGACTCACCACTTGAAACACTTAAAGGACATACCGAGCCTGTCAACATCGTTTACTTCTCATGGTGTGGAAAATTATTAGCGACATTGTCTGATAGAAATAACACGTTAATTGTGTGGTCCACGAAG AGTTGGGAAAAAGTTTATGAAACTATCATAAATGACGGTAGTGAAAGTGATTCTCGTGAGCCATACTTTCTTTCTTGGAATATTAACAAGGTATTAGCGACGGTTAATGGGGGGCGAGAA GTAACGGTGGCTGAATTTGAATAG
- the LOC124349537 gene encoding WD40 repeat-containing protein HOS15-like isoform X1, translating into MQHNISDMDAEEMASSREESEDLTCCSVCFLRFDMVERKPKFLPCSHTFCLSCLKLMAIDHDGKMIDCPVCLKPFSIASVEILPNNMYALQIIKMSKIMTNVQKLMFTPRWCLTCKGVAKESCFNSHSTISLAQDGEELQRKIQDSEKNLNDALEKRAKIQIHHNAVLNSLKEAKYSAKKEAEENTQHTFTLMTALESIDKLKNGKQDVPEAREKIEAIFREAENELQSASQLMFQYEDQTEIRVWIEKAPSSGKTCFLSPKLPACNSDLVKTTETRRICPSEEKEKIMCCALNPVRPILVCGLESGKLCLFEEEHDCDFEPFSDWKGTIVETLSTKPVSFIAWDLEGTRFAVGFVEGLVQVWSRDCEKTFELQNHTMTVSSISWNHNKEAVDLFLTTSIDMSVAVLSATLQTVVQQFPFQSEVCDTVWVSADSFVCFNEDNIFDMHQIGKDKPIRTFRDLNGTLIRLCFRGRLASSSDDGCIKIWSLEEDKPVRQYSTDSPVYSIDWIPINEKDADTGDNAGCQQLLASGLENGLVHIWDVSGISDSPLETLKGHTEPVNIVYFSWCGKLLATLSDRNNTLIVWSTKSWEKVYETIINDGSESDSREPYFLSWNINKVLATVNGGREVTVAEFE; encoded by the exons ATGCAACACAACATAAG TGACATGGACGCAGAAGAAATGGCTTCTTCCAGGGAAGAATCAGAAGATCTCACTTGCTGCTCCGTTTGTTTTTTGCGATTTGACATGGTTGAACGGAAACCAAAATTTCTTCCATGTTCACACACTTTCTGCTTAAGTTGCTTGAAG ttaatgGCTATAGATCATGATGGAAAGATGATTGATTGCCCAGTCTGCCTTAAACCGTTTTCAATTGCTTCTGTTGAAATTTTACCAAATAACATGTATGCTCTTCAAATTATTAAGATGAGCAAGATCATGACAAATGTTCAAAAGCTCATGTT TACTCCACGCTGGTGTTTGACTTGCAAGGGTGTAGCCAAAGAATCAT GTTTTAATAGCCATTCCACAATCAGTTTAGCTCAAGATGGTGAAGAATTACAGAGAAAGATTCAGGATagtgaaaagaatttgaatgatGCCCTTGAGAAAAGAGCAAAAATTCAGATTCATCATAATGCTGTTTTAAATTCTCTAAAGGAAGCAAAATATTCAGCTAAGAAAGAGGCTGAGGAAAACACTCAGCACACATTTACCTTAATGACAGCCTTAGAGAGTATTGACAAactaaaaaatggaaaacaagaTGTTCCAGAGGCCAGAGAAAAAATTGAAGCCATCTTTAGAGAAGCAGAAAATGAGCTACAATCGGCCTCTCAATTGATGTTTCAGTATGAAGATCAAACCGAAATTCGTGTTTGGATTGAAAAAGCTCCATCTTCAGGGAAAACTTGTTTTCTTAGCCCGAAACTCCCTGCTTGTAACTCGG atTTAGTTAAGACGACGGAAACCAGAAGAATTTGTCCCAGCGAAGAGAAGGAGAAGATCATGTGTTGTGCATTAAATCCAGTTAGACCAATTCTAGTTTGTGGTTTGGAAAGTGGGAAATTGTGTTTGTTTGAAGAAGAACACGACTGTGACTTCGAACCATTCTCAGATTGGAAGGGCACAATTGTTGAAACGTTGTCGACCAAACCGGTTTCATTTATTGCTTGGGAC TTGGAAGGTACTAGATTTGCAGTCGGCTTTGTGGAAGGCCTCGTTCAGGTGTGGAGTCGAGACTGTGAAAAAACCTTTGAACTCCAAAATCATACCATGACGGTTAGCTCAATTTCATGGAATCATAATAAAGAAGCTGTTGATCTTTTTCTCACTACCAGTATTGACATG TCGGTTGCCGTGTTGAGTGCCACGTTACAAACCGTAGTGCAACAGTTCCCATTCCAATCGGAAGTCTGTGATACCGTTTGGGTCAGCGCTGATTCGTTTGTATGTTTTAACGAGGATAATATTTTTGACATGCATCAAATCGGGAAAGACAAACCAATACGAACATTTCGCGATCTTAAC GGCACTTTGATTCGATTGTGTTTTAGAGGTCGCCTTGCCTCTTCTTCTGATGACGGATGCATCAAG aTTTGGTCATTGGAAGAAGATAAACCTGTTCGTCAGTACTCCACGGATTCACCTGTTTACTCTATTGACTGGATTCCgataaatgaaaaagatgCTGATACTGGCGATAATGCTGGCTGTCAACAACTTCTTGCCAG TGGATTAGAAAATGGGCTGGTTCACATATGGGACGTTTCTGGAATCTCTGACTCACCACTTGAAACACTTAAAGGACATACCGAGCCTGTCAACATCGTTTACTTCTCATGGTGTGGAAAATTATTAGCGACATTGTCTGATAGAAATAACACGTTAATTGTGTGGTCCACGAAG AGTTGGGAAAAAGTTTATGAAACTATCATAAATGACGGTAGTGAAAGTGATTCTCGTGAGCCATACTTTCTTTCTTGGAATATTAACAAGGTATTAGCGACGGTTAATGGGGGGCGAGAA GTAACGGTGGCTGAATTTGAATAG
- the LOC124350043 gene encoding E3 ubiquitin-protein ligase Topors-like, whose amino-acid sequence MSSMRNSVDESSTAPSDSPCAICLGKVENKCFANNCLHEFCYSCLFRWSKEKTKCPLCMQPFSSIIHNIRSNNDYDEQTIQSTDDIVSDEPFLQRFLQFILSTQANLQTLESTLQTNSDSRHSGHIHELRQALLELMNERQNIMSPNSSAAIVDNLLDTDNRNDIEIVEVMRRGRFHPIFDEITLSDDE is encoded by the exons ATGAGTTCCATGA gaaATTCTGTTGATGAGTCTTCGACAGCGCCATCAGATTCACCATGTGCAATATGTCTGGGAAAGGTTGAAAACAAGTGCTTTGCCAATAATTGTCTTCATGAGTTCTGCTACAGTTGTTTATTTAGATGGTCCAag gaaaaaacaaaatgcccGCTATGTATGCAACCATTCAGCTCAATTATTCACAACATCAGATCTAACAATGACTATGATGAACAAACAATCCAGTCAACTGATGATATTGTTTCAGATGAGCCTTTTTTACAGCGGTTTCTACAGTTTATTTTGTCTACCCAGGCAAACCTTCAAACTCTAGAATCTACACTCCAAACAAATtca GACTCGCGTCATTCTGGTCATATTCATGAGCTTCGTCAAGCTCTATTAGAGTTGATGAATGAAAGGCAAAATATCATGTCTCCCAATTCTTCTGCTGCTATTGTTGATAATCTGTTGGATACAGACAACAGAAATGATATTGAGATTGTAGAAGTGATGAGAAGAGGAAGATTTCATCccatttttgatgaaattaCGCTTTCCGACGACGAATAG